TAACTTCTTATATCTTGAGTAACTAGATCTAGGTCAGTTAAGTGCAGGGCTGTGTACACTCTGCCTTAGCGATCAATGTCTTCTACTATTGCCTCAAGATTTTTGCAACAGGCTTTAACCTCCTCAATTGCAGCCATCCAATTATCATAAATAATTTTGTCATAAATTTCATCATTAACTTCCCTAACTACCCCCTCCTGCTGAGATTCAAGTGCATCACCTGAGAAAAATAATACTGATCTTGGGATTATATAAGTACGAAAATTGTGACCAAGTAAAAAATCATCATTTCCATCCTTTCCATCTGAGTTGATTCCTTGAGgagtaaagaaattgaagaatgaCTCCTTGGGAAAATCTTCAGTCACAGTTCGGATTGTTCCCCAGATTCGGTGTTTCTGCTTCTTCTTGATGGTTTTCAAAGTgacattctttccttcattccaaTCTATTTTACAGCCTATGCAATACTCAATCGCGGTTCCCCTATAGGGATGGGGATCATAATATGCTAGCCTTGACTTCAGCACATAAGTCTTTGTCAACAgatcatttttgaaatattcatttGGTTTGAAGTGAAATTCTAGTGTGAAACTGAGAGGCTCACCAGGATCTGAAAGTTTCACTTTAATATCTGTCAGGAGCTTCAGAATAGGCTCATCATATTTCTTAATCAAAGGAGTGAGTGTGTCAACGTTTTTTAAGACAGTCAGCCAAAAATCAGGAATTCCTTTAGGATCCTCTTCTTTATTTTCACCTCTGGCAGCCTCGCTGTCGTCGCCGTCGTCATCAtcgtcgtcatcatcatcatcatcatcagcgTCGTCATCATCCTTATCATTCTCAATAACATAATCATAATAGTCTTCTTCACAACCGTCATCCTCATCCATGTACTCATGTAGGAGACCCTCCTCATTACCATACAGCTCTTCCTCATCATACATCTCATCATCATCACA
Above is a genomic segment from Sus scrofa isolate TJ Tabasco breed Duroc chromosome X, Sscrofa11.1, whole genome shotgun sequence containing:
- the LOC100525798 gene encoding nucleosome assembly protein 1-like 2; protein product: MAESADYKELLESSQEEAGDKVMMEGPGEQPERGEDAAAGPGDDEERGEEAAAGPGEEGGKGEDAAAGSGEGGEKGEDTDEDSDADRPKGLIGYLLDTDFVESLPVKVKYRVLALKKLQTRVANLESKFLREFHGIERKFAEMYQPLLEKRRQIINAIYEPTKEECEYKSDSEDCDDDEMYDEEELYGNEEGLLHEYMDEDDGCEEDYYDYVIENDKDDDDADDDDDDDDDDDDGDDSEAARGENKEEDPKGIPDFWLTVLKNVDTLTPLIKKYDEPILKLLTDIKVKLSDPGEPLSFTLEFHFKPNEYFKNDLLTKTYVLKSRLAYYDPHPYRGTAIEYCIGCKIDWNEGKNVTLKTIKKKQKHRIWGTIRTVTEDFPKESFFNFFTPQGINSDGKDGNDDFLLGHNFRTYIIPRSVLFFSGDALESQQEGVVREVNDEIYDKIIYDNWMAAIEEVKACCKNLEAIVEDIDR